A portion of the Zootoca vivipara chromosome 6, rZooViv1.1, whole genome shotgun sequence genome contains these proteins:
- the AKT2 gene encoding RAC-beta serine/threonine-protein kinase, producing the protein MNEVSVVKEGWLHKRGEYIKTWRPRYFLLKSDGSFIGYKEKPETSDHSLPPLNDFSVAECQLMKVERPRPNTFIIRCLQWTTVIERTFHVDSPDEREEWIRAIQMVANSLKNQEPEEDRMDYKCGSPSDSTGAEEMEVAVTKTRAKATMNDFDYLKLLGKGTFGKVILVREKATGRYYAMKILRKEVIIAKDEVAHTVTESRVLQNTRHPFLTALKYAFQTNDRLCFVMEYANGGELFFHLSRERVFTEDRARFYGAEIVSALEYLHSRDVVYRDIKLENLMLDKDGHIKITDFGLCKEGISDGATMKTFCGTPEYLAPEVLEDNDYGRAVDWWGLGVVMYEMVCGRLPFYNQDHERLFELILMEEIRFPRTLSPEAKALLGGLLKKDPKQRLGGGPNDAREVMEHRFFAAINWQDVVQKMLIPPFKPQVTSEIDTRYFDDEFTAQSITITPPDRYDTLDSLEADQRTHFPQFSYSASIRE; encoded by the exons ATGAATGAGGTGTCGGTCGTCAAGGAGGGCTGGTTGCACAAGAGAG GGGAATACATCAAAACATGGAGGCCCAGGTACTTCCTCCTGAAAAGTGATGGGTCTTTCATTGGGTACAAGGAGAAGCCGGAGACGTCAGACCACAGCCTGCCCCCTTTGAATGACTTTTCTGTGGCAG aaTGCCAGCTGATGAAAGTTGAGCGGCCCCGCCCCAACACCTTCATCATCCGCTGCTTGCAGTGGACAACTGTCATCGAAAGGACGTTCCACGTCGACTCCCCTGACGAGCG GGAGGAGTGGATCCGAGCCATCCAGATGGTCGCCAACAGCTTGAAGAACCAGGAGCCGGAAGAGGACAGGATGGACTACAAGTGTGGCTCTCCCAGCGACAGCACAGGCGCTGAGGAGATGGAGGTGGCTGTGACCAAGACCCGGGCCAAGGCG ACCATGAATGACTTTGACTACCTGAAGCTCCTTGGGAAGGGGACTTTTGGGAAGGTCATCCTTGTGCGGGAAAAGGCCACGGGACGCTACTATGCCATGAAGATCCTGCGCAAGGAAGTCATCATTGCCAAG GACGAGGTGGCCCACACCGTCACAGAGAGCAGAGTCCTGCAGAACACAAGGCATCCCTTCCTCACG GCGCTGAAGTACGCCTTCCAGACCAACGACCGCCTCTGCTTCGTCATGGAGTATGCCAACGGAGGGGAG CTGTTTTTCCACCTTTCGAGGGAGCGAGTCTTCACCGAGGACCGTGCTCGTTTCTACGGGGCTGAAATTGTTTCCGCTTTGGAGTACCTGCACTCCCGGGACGTCGTCTATCGTGACATCAAG CTGGAGAACCTGATGCTGGACAAGGACGGGCACATAAAGATCACGGACTTTGGGCTGTGCAAGGAGGGCATCAGTGACGGCGCCACCATGAAGACCTTCTGCGGGACGCCGGAGTACTTGGCCCCTGAG gtgctggAGGATAATGACTACGGGCGTGCCGTGGACTGGTGGGGACTGGGTGTGGTCATGTACGAGATGGTGTGTGGGCGCCTGCCATTCTACAACCAAGACCACGAGCGCCTCTTTGAGCTCATCCTCATGGAGGAGATCCGCTTCCCTCGCACGCTTAGCCCCGAGGCCAAGGCCCTGCTGGGCGGGCTGCTCAAGAAGGACCCCAAGCAGAG GTTGGGGGGCGGCCCCAACGACGCCCGGGAGGTGATGGAGCACCGCTTCTTTGCCGCCATCAACTGGCAGGACGTGGTTCAGAAAATG cTCATCCCGCCCTTCAAGCCCCAGGTGACGTCTGAGATTGACACCCGGTACTTTGATGACGAGTTCACAGCGCAGTCCATCACCATCACCCCTCCTGACCGAT ATGACACCTTGGACTCACTAGAGGCCGACCAGCGGACCCACTTCCCCCAGTTCTCCTACTCGGCCAGCATCCGGGAATAG